In a single window of the Tetrapisispora phaffii CBS 4417 chromosome 11, complete genome genome:
- the RSR1 gene encoding Ras family GTPase RSR1 (similar to Saccharomyces cerevisiae RSR1 (YGR152C); ancestral locus Anc_4.73): MRDYKLVVLGAGGVGKSCLTVQFVQGVYLDTYDPTIEDSYRKTIEIDNKLFDLEILDTAGVAQFTAMRELYIKSGMGFLLVYSVTDKNSLNELLELREQVLKIKDSNKVPMVLVGNKADLKYDRVISVEDGIEVSSRWGRVPFYETSALLRSNVDEVFVDLVRQIIRDELENVNNNTNNQNNGINGGARRNPSLGNMKMGRTMSSASRNSISNLNHSPSRMASRSNMDARPITSTNTSSADASNSKRPSSNNKNSNAMPSPDNTDSSGIDKTQNVKQASTSAEIKSKKNSDINNNTNKNISSASENRKNKKKKKSLCTIL; encoded by the coding sequence ATGAGAGATTATAAACTGGTCGTGCTGGGTGCAGGTGGTGTTGGTAAGTCATGTCTTACTGTTCAGTTCGTTCAAGGTGTCTATTTGGACACGTATGACCCAACTATCGAGGATTCATATAGGAAGACAATTGAAATAGATAACAAATTGTTCGATCTGGAGATTTTGGATACTGCTGGTGTGGCTCAATTCACCGCAATGAGGGAGTTGTATATTAAATCGGGCATGGGGTTCTTGTTAGTCTATTCCGTCACTGACAAAAACTCGTTGAATGAGCTGTTGGAGTTGAGAGAACAAGTGTTGAAAATTAAGGACTCGAATAAAGTGCCAATGGTGTTGGTTGGTAATAAAGCAgatttgaaatatgatAGAGTCATTAGCGTGGAGGACGGTATTGAGGTCAGCAGCAGATGGGGGAGGGTGCCTTTCTATGAAACAAGCGCCTTGTTGAGGAGTAATGTCGATGAAGTGTTTGTGGATTTGGTGAGACAGATCATAAGGGATGAATTGgaaaatgtaaataataatacaaataacCAAAATAATGGCATTAATGGCGGTGCAAGAAGAAACCCGAGTTTAGGTAATATGAAAATGGGAAGAACTATGAGTTCGGCATCAAGAAACTCGATCTCGAATTTAAATCATTCACCTTCGCGAATGGCTTCACGTTCCAATATGGATGCAAGGCCGATTACGAGCACTAACACGAGTAGTGCCGATGCAAGCAATAGTAAGAGGCCatcatcaaataataaaaacagtAATGCAATGCCTTCACCAGACAATACCGATTCTAGTGGTATTGATAAAACACAAAATGTAAAGCAAGCGTCTACTTCTGCAGAGATTAAGAGTAAGAAAAATAGTgacattaataataatacaaataaaaatatatcaagtGCATCAGAgaatagaaaaaataaaaagaagaagaaatcaTTGTGTACTATATTataa
- the CYS4 gene encoding cystathionine beta-synthase CYS4 (similar to Saccharomyces cerevisiae CYS4 (YGR155W); ancestral locus Anc_4.69): MDSRHNVIDLVGNTPLIELKKLPKHYGIRPKVFAKLELYNPGGSIKDRIAKSMVEYAESTGLIHPSRSTLIEPTSGNTGIGLALIGAIKGYRTIITLPEKMSNEKVSVLKALGAEIIRTPTEAAWDAPESHIGVAKKLEKEIPGAIILDQYNNLRNPEAHYFGTGREIHHQLRDINRFDSLRAVVAGAGTGGTISGIAKYIKEQNSDIQIVGADPIGSILALPEALNKTDITSYKVEGIGYDFIPSVLDRSLIDTWYKTDDKPAFIYARQLISNEGVLIGGSSGSAFTALVKYCEDHPELTEDDTVVVVFPDSIRSYLTKFVDDEWLKKNDLWDDAVLLRVDRDQPKNDVFNGAAVKDLHLKPVVAVKETTSVSDVIAVLRDNAFDQVPVLTADNKLAGLVTLSSLLKKLSDGSVSKTDSIKNSFLNFNKLNNFDEVSSYNENKSGKKKFVKFSTETKLSELNQFFEKNSSAIITDGLTPVHIVTKMDLLAYLTQML; this comes from the coding sequence ATGGATTCCAGACACAACGTTATTGATTTGGTTGGTAACACACCTTTgattgaattaaaaaaactaCCAAAACATTATGGCATTAGGCCAAAAGTTTTCGCTAAATTAGAACTGTACAACCCAGGTGGCTCTATCAAGGACAGAATCGCTAAGTCCATGGTTGAGTATGCCGAATCAACAGGTTTGATCCATCCTTCTAGATCAACTTTAATCGAACCAACTTCCGGTAACACTGGTATTGGTTTGGCTTTGATTGGTGCTATTAAAGGCTACAGAACTATCATCACTTTGCCAGAAAAGATGTCCAATGAAAAGGTTTCTGTCTTAAAGGCTCTGGGCGCTGAAATCATCAGAACCCCCACTGAGGCTGCTTGGGATGCGCCAGAGTCGCATATCGGTGTTGCTAAGAAGttggaaaaagaaattccAGGTGCTATCATTCTAGATCAATACAACAACTTGAGAAACCCAGAAGCTCATTACTTTGGTACTGGTAGAGAAATCCACCACCAATTAAGAGATATTAACAGATTCGACTCTTTAAGAGCTGTGGTCGCTGGTGCTGGTACTGGTGGTACCATTTCAGGTATTGCTAAATACATCAAAGAACAAAACTCAGATATTCAAATAGTCGGTGCTGATCCAATCGGTTCCATTTTGGCTCTTCCAGAAGCTTTGAACAAAACCGATATCACTTCTTACAAGGTTGAAGGTATTGGTTACGATTTCATTCCAAGCGTCTTAGACAGATCTTTAATCGACACATGGTACAAGACTGACGATAAGCCAGCTTTCATCTACGCTAGACAATTGATCTCCAACGAAGGTGTCTTGATTGGTGGCTCCTCTGGTTCCGCATTCACTGCCTTAGTTAAATACTGTGAGGACCACCCAGAATTAACTGAAGATGACactgttgttgttgttttccCAGATTCGATCAGATCATACTTAACCAAATTCGTCGATGATGAATGGTTAAAGAAGAACGATCTATGGGATGACGCTGTTTTATTACGTGTCGACAGAGACCAACCAAAGAACGATGTTTTCAACGGTGCTGCCGTTAAGGACTTACATTTGAAGCCTGTTGTTGCTGTTAAGGAAACTACGTCGGTTTCTGATGTCATCGCTGTTTTGAGAGATAACGCTTTCGACCAAGTTCCCGTTTTGACGGCCGATAACAAATTAGCTGGTTTAGTTACCTTATCTagtttattaaagaaattatctGACGGGTCTGTCTCTAAGACCGACTCCATCAAGAACTCTTTCTTAAACTTCAACAAATTAAACAACTTCGATGAAGTTTCCTCTTACAACGAAAACAAATCTGGTAAGAAGAAGTTCGTCAAGTTCTCCACTGAAACTAAATTATCTGAATTAAACCAATTCTTTGAAAAGAATTCATCCGCTATTATCACCGACGGTTTAACTCCAGTCCACATTGTCACAAAGATGGATCTTCTAGCTTACCTAACTCAAATGTTATAA
- the MTR3 gene encoding exosome non-catalytic core subunit MTR3 (similar to Saccharomyces cerevisiae MTR3 (YGR158C); ancestral locus Anc_4.63), whose protein sequence is MNVQDRRRLLGPSNAKPIVFSAATDIQSSEPKKDESSSFILNSGLIENCNGSSLVEIRDPKVTQHQTSLITSVYGPRATKGSFTSQASLSIQLKNGSSEKYNTTELKEVSSFLVNVFNSVINLSRYPKSGIDIFIYILYDKVLSEESKKSNNISAILPYCISAITLALINAGIEVDDIATAGYYKGDVISFIKNGEEVIGYWKDEGNCESFDVALEHCKTEAQKFKNLITTHILEE, encoded by the coding sequence atgaacGTACAAGATAGAAGACGTTTACTAGGTCCATCTAATGCTAAGCCGATTGTATTTAGTGCTGCTACTGACATACAATCATCGGAGCCAAAGAAAGACGAATCCTCAAGTTTTATACTAAATTCTGGTTTAATAGAAAATTGTAACGGTTCTTCTCTAGTTGAAATCAGAGATCCAAAAGTCACTCAACATCAGACGTCTTTGATTACTTCGGTTTACGGTCCTAGAGCAACAAAAGGTTCGTTTACATCGCAAGCATCTCTTTCTATTCAGTTAAAAAATGGTTCTTCTGAGAAATATAACACTACAGAATTGAAAGAAGTCTCAAGTTTCTTAGTGAATGTTTTTAATTCAGTTATAAATCTTTCAAGATATCCAAAATCTggtattgatattttcatttatattttgtacGATAAAGTGCTCTCCGAAGAGTctaaaaaatcaaataatatatcagCTATTCTACCATACTGTATATCAGCTATTACTTTAGCGTTAATTAATGCTGGTATTGAAGTTGATGATATTGCCACAGCTGGATATTACAAAGGAGATGTCATTTCTTTCATTAAGAATGGTGAAGAAGTCATAGGTTACTGGAAAGACGAAGGGAATTGTGAGAGCTTTGATGTCGCATTAGAACATTGTAAAACTGAGGCacaaaaattcaaaaatctAATAACAACTCATATTTTAGAAgagtaa
- the DPC13 gene encoding Dpc13p (similar to Saccharomyces cerevisiae YGL041W-A; ancestral locus Anc_4.68): MLARTVLRRTLPASFKISNYITPVLIKQNTITESVIQKRTYAKSWDDKYENEDVSAHLKVQKLLDKIKSSEEVTEKLNKVQKILIEKGLVPKDGPTDLQANPLQIIKIFMNKELRESMLDLRKAMDKAGIELGQDQIGPIMTVLGMKNKN; this comes from the coding sequence ATGTTAGCAAGAACAGTATTACGTAGAACATTGCCCGCTAGTTTCAAGATTTCTAATTATATAACCCCAGTATTgattaaacaaaatacaATTACTGAAAGTGTAATCCAAAAGAGGACATATGCTAAATCATGGGATGACaaatatgaaaatgaagatgtATCAGCACATTTAAAGGTTCAGAAGTTAttagataaaattaaaagttcTGAAGAGGtcactgaaaaattaaataaagtaCAGAAGATTTTAATAGAAAAAGGGTTAGTTCCAAAAGATGGTCCGACAGACCTACAAGCTAATCCGCtacaaattattaaaatattcatgaATAAGGAGCTCAGAGAATCCATGTTGGATTTAAGGAAAGCAATGGATAAGGCTGGGATTGAATTAGGCCAAGATCAAATCGGGCCAATAATGACAGTTCTCGGCATGAAGAATAAGAATTAA
- the CHO2 gene encoding phosphatidylethanolamine N-methyltransferase (similar to Saccharomyces cerevisiae CHO2 (YGR157W); ancestral locus Anc_4.64), whose translation MSNTIEIESTSKNSSKDAADKSKKLIARTRSSGVSFNPPVTHDMVRSLFDPTLKKSFLEICITLTIILNFILAYYMVKFIGLSYTKLFYLCQYVIWRLGYNFGIGYILHNQSNYESLTNFANDRKLFDKKEQKNSLLSRFAQFEINSKLEGNDSLYSYPTELNVWLLFRQFVDLILMQDFSTYIIYVYLSFPNKLNDYYNFNSFLGLMMILFNVWVKLDAHRVVKDYAWYWGDFFFLQDTELTFDGVFNISPHPMYSIGYLGYYGLSLICNDYRVLLVSIWGHFLQFLFLKYVENPHIEKIYGVSNDTAINSNIDDLISKEHYDYSRPLISTGIYFQNFQYLRFTDYFTVSTVIVLISWFLMSKPSNTFLFYFTMFVKLVTWSGISMILYQQSHYKWFTKLFLKNGYTQIYSYQNWQFIYSFTLVVNNTLLFCQTLGKLATLYPFSQLYSKIIFGILLCCLQIWCNGEIRDAISDFGWFYGDFFLTNYITSRKLSSRGIYRYLNNPEAILGVAGIWGTVLMTDFCHENIILAVEWTLTNFIFVKYIEQPHVAKVYGNSVRISGVSKTLLALKPIKSVTSFVDIVSNKMMHSLSYLDSDSETEHNTSDTDSVSSGDKDIFKFSKYKLEHNNTDKISPNSEFKVEGLQNDINLLPNKITVSWKLPASIYNEKSWIGLYNVLDVGNDRLRTRVSSMNHWSATSKSAYPHNPINSASVSEFQKTGSSFSGKVVFDASLLHFKPGIYELRFHGNSSHKVLMISRPFQLGYPKLELESREDIKKALTDILTKCGSVKDGKYVESANKNFPIIACRKLIKDSLDVELSIDYIRRVNGDLDTISTKIHEIKVILEKL comes from the coding sequence ATGTCCAACACTATTGAGATTGAAAGTACATCGAAAAATTCGTCTAAAGATGCTGCTGATAAGTCAAAAAAACTTATTGCAAGGACTCGTAGTTCAGGTGTAAGTTTTAATCCACCGGTCACTCATGATATGGTCCGTTCTCTATTTGATCcaactttgaaaaaatcGTTCCTCGAGATATGCATTACTTTAACCATCATTTTAAACTTCATTCTGGCTTATTATATGGTTAAGTTTATTGGCTTGTCGTATACGAAATTGTTCTATTTATGCCAATATGTGATTTGGAGGTTAGGGTATAATTTTGGTATTGGTTATATTCTGCATAACCAATCAAACTACGAATCACTAACCAACTTCGCTAATGATCGTAAATTATTCgataaaaaagaacaaaaaaatagttTACTCTCTAGATTTGCTCagtttgaaattaattCGAAACTGGAAGGCAATGACAGCTTGTATTCCTATCCAACTGAATTGAACGTATGGTTGCTGTTTAGACAATTTGTTGATTTGATCTTAATGCAAGATTTCTCAACTTATATCATTTACGTCTATTTATCATTCCCAAACAAACTAAACgattattataatttcaattcatttttaggtttaatgatgattttatttaatgtttgGGTTAAATTAGATGCCCATCGTGTTGTCAAGGATTATGCTTGGTACTGGGgtgattttttctttttgcaGGATACTGAACTAACTTTCGATGGtgttttcaatatttctcCACATCCAATGTATTCAATTGGTTATTTAGGCTATTATGGTTTGTCATTGATTTGTAATGATTATAGAGTCCTTCTGGTCTCTATTTGGGGTCATTTCttacaatttttatttttaaaatatgttgaGAATCCTCATATCGAAAAAATCTATGGTGTTTCTAATGATACAGCTATAAACTCAAACATAgatgatttaatttcaaaagaacATTATGATTATTCAAGACCTTTAATCTCAACCGGTATttatttccaaaatttcCAATATTTGAGATTTACTGATTATTTCACTGTTTCCACCGTCATCGTGTTGATTTCATGGTTTTTGATGTCAAAACCATCAAACACTTTCTTATTCTACTTCACAATGTTTGTTAAGTTGGTGACTTGGTCGGGTATCtcaatgattttatatCAACAATCGCACTACAAATGGTTTACTAAATTGTTCTTGAAGAACGGTTACACTCAAATTTATTCTTATCAAAATTGGCAATTCATTTATAGTTTTACATTGGTTGTAAACAACACACTATTGTTTTGCCAAACTTTGGGAAAATTAGCCACCTTGTATCCATTTTCtcaattatattcaaaaatcattttcggtattttattatgttGTTTACAAATTTGGTGTAATGGTGAAATTAGAGACGCTATCTCTGATTTTGGTTGGTTTTATGGTGATTTTTTCTTAACCAACTATATTACGTCAAGAAAGTTGTCTTCTCGAGGTATTTACAGATATCTAAATAACCCAGAAGCAATCTTAGGTGTTGCCGGTATCTGGGGTACCGTTTTAATGACCGACTTCTGTCAtgagaatattattttggcTGTTGAATGGACTTTaaccaattttatttttgttaaatatattgaacaaCCACATGTTGCGAAAGTTTATGGTAATTCTGTTCGTATCAGTGGTGTTAGTAAAACTTTGCTTGCACTAAAACCAATAAAATCGGTTACAAGCTTTGTTGATATTGTCAGTAATAAGATGATGCATTCGTTATCTTATTTGGATAGTGATTCTGAAACCGAACATAATACATCTGATACTGACAGCGTTTCAAGTGGagataaagatatattcaaattttctaaGTACAAGTTGGAACACAATAATACTGATAAGATTTCACCAAATTCGGAATTTAAAGTTGAAGGTTTACAAAATGATATCAATTTATTACCAAACAAAATCACTGTTTCGTGGAAACTACCTGCATCTATTTACAATGAAAAGAGTTGGATTGGTTTATACAACGTTTTGGATGTTGGTAATGATAGATTAAGAACTAGAGTGTCATCTATGAATCACTGGTCTGCCACTTCAAAATCTGCATATCCCCATAATCCAATTAACAGTGCATCTGTTTCCGAATTCCAAAAGACTGGTTCGTCCTTTAGCGGTAAAGTGGTATTTGATGCTTCACTATTACATTTCAAACCTGGTATTTATGAACTAAGATTCCATGGTAATAGTTCACATAAGGTGTTGATGATATCGCGTCCATTTCAATTAGGATATCCAAAACTGGAATTAGAAAGTAGAGAAGACATCAAGAAAGCTTTAACAGACATTTTAACAAAATGTGGTTCTGTTAAGGATGGTAAATACGTTGAATCTGCTAACAAGAATTTCCCAATTATTGCATGTAGAAAATTGATCAAAGATTCCTTAGATGTCGAATTATCCATCGATTATATTAGAAGGGTCAACGGTGACCTTGATACCATTTCCACCAAAATTCATGAAATTAAAGTcattttagaaaaattatag
- the TPHA0K01830 gene encoding uncharacterized protein, which produces MLCNIHNTNGIVRNSCNILDHTVCSVNDASDGSIAQSAHLTLFNFEKICRVVVHIREFSSVFPVKQPYRNHCISQIRAFPSKKHFLFLAAHPVHSSLLYPSRAPSRHAFFKLSRACVRATLRPLKFHGLLLFRCSFGRFFALRFANAVFPNTDIFICLLFNFFLMGSPCAIPLNTDTVSSMLAYVPIFDFAIFQFFDFSKSST; this is translated from the coding sequence ATGTTGTGTAACATACATAATACAAACGGCATCGTTCGTAACAGTTGCAATATTCTTGACCACACAGTGTGTTCCGTTAACGATGCCTCCGACGGCAGCATAGCACAGAGTGCGCATCTCactttattcaatttcGAAAAAATATGTCGAGTCGTAGTCCATATTCGTGAATTTTCGTCGGTTTTTCCAGTGAAACAGCCGTACCGAAACCACTGTATTTCTCAAATTCGTGCTTTTCCCTCGAAAAAGCACTTTTTGTTTCTCGCGGCACACCCCGTCCACTCTTCGCTTCTTTACCCGTCACGTGCACCATCACGTCACGCATTTTTTAAGTTATCACGTGCGTGTGTCCGGGCAACGCTGCGTCCTCTCAAATTCCATGGACTTCTTCTGTTCCGTTGTTCGTTTGGTCGTTTTTTCGCTCTTCGGTTTGCAAATGCTGTATTTCCCAATACGGATATTTTCATATGTCTGctttttaactttttcCTGATGGGTTCCCCGTGTGCTATTCCGCTAAACACAGACACCGTAAGCAGCATGTTGGCATATGTACCCATTTTCGATTTCgcaatttttcaatttttcgACTTTTCGAAATCTTCGACTTGA
- the RNA15 gene encoding Rna15p (similar to Saccharomyces cerevisiae RNA15 (YGL044C); ancestral locus Anc_4.66) — MNKFGNAGVQNNPPSRVIYIGSIPYDQTEEQILDLCSNVGPVVNLKMMFDPQTGRSKGYAFVEYKDLETSASAVRNLNGYQVGSRLLKCGYSSNSDISGSAGNDNNDNSNIHDINGNLSNGMMKHGGNVEYIDSKFLNLPNGVDVNINMTTPAMMISSELAKIDKSEQLVILDNFQKYCSEHEEEASELLNEFPQLIYSIAELLLTNGVCKTDDLIPLTNSVPSSGNAGDSDETGKSNAVDKEMQEKQKNLLRQVLQLSDSEIAILPDDERMGIWDIKQKVLKGEFGSL, encoded by the coding sequence ATGAATAAATTTGGAAATGCAGGCGTGCAAAACAACCCTCCTTCTCGTGTGATATACATTGGGTCTATCCCATATGACCAAACTGAAGAACAGATACTGGATTTATGCAGCAATGTTGGCCCAGTGGtgaatttgaagatgatgtTTGACCCTCAAACAGGTCGTTCCAAGGGGTACGCTTTTGTGGAATACAAAGACTTAGAAACCAGTGCTTCTGCTGTGCGCAATTTAAATGGTTACCAGGTAGGCTCTAGATTGCTAAAATGCGGGTATTCTTCCAACAGCGATATTTCTGGCAGTGCCGGCAACGACAACAACGATAATAGCAACATCCACGATATAAACGGCAACTTGAGCAACGGCATGATGAAACATGGGGGGAACGTGGAATACATAGACAGTaagtttttgaatttaccTAATGGTGTCGACGTGAATATCAATATGACTACACCAGCGATGATGATTTCCAGCGAGCTTGCCAAGATCGACAAGAGCGAGCAGCTGGTGATACTGGACAACTTCCAGAAGTACTGCAGCGAGCATGAAGAGGAAGCCAGCGAGCTGTTAAACGAATTCCCTCAGTTGATATATAGTATAGCGGAGCTGTTGCTGACGAACGGGGTCTGCAAGACCGACGATTTGATTCCGTTGACCAACAGCGTACCGAGCAGTGGCAATGCGGGTGATAGCGATGAGACTGGGAAGAGCAATGCAGTGGACAAAGAGATGCAAGAGAAACAAAAGAACCTGTTGAGACAGGTCCTGCAATTGAGCGACAGCGAAATTGCAATCCTACCTGATGATGAGCGCATGGGCATCTGGGACATCAAGCAGAAAGTGCTAAAGGGAGAGTTCGGCAGCTTATAA
- the DST1 gene encoding transcription elongation factor DST1 (similar to Saccharomyces cerevisiae DST1 (YGL043W); ancestral locus Anc_4.67), producing the protein MMDSKQVIELVKDLEVSKNDNDAVLKILNTLDAEVVATEKLLRETKVGIEVNKFKKSTNPEISKLVRKIITNWKDSINKHKKLKTQNSQKDLSKESQQANAVSLKDESGASNEANKQDKYITKKTRNTINDCVDTAIYNDDLRDRVIKALYDALAKESEHPPQAILNTVKDIELQMHNLHNSETDEKAYRERYRIIYSNVISKNNPDLKHKITNGEVTAEFLSKCSSKDLAPEYLKQKMDEISKQNLFNAQGATIERSVTDRFTCGKCKEKKVSYYQLQTRSADEPLTTFCTCEACGNRWKFS; encoded by the coding sequence ATGATGGATTCCAAACAAGTTATTGAATTGGTTAAAGACTTAGAGGTCTCTAAGAACGATAATGATGCTGTTCTAAAGATCCTAAATACTTTGGATGCCGAGGTAGTTGCCACAGAAAAGCTACTAAGAGAAACTAAGGTCGGTATTGAAGTgaacaaatttaaaaaatcgACCAACCCAGAAATTTCAAAGCTAGTGAGGAAAATTATCACCAATTGGAAAGATTCTATTAACAAGCACAAGAAACTAAAAACACAAAATTCTCAAAAAGATTTGTCAAAGGAGAGCCAACAGGCCAATGCAGTCAGCTTGAAGGACGAGAGTGGTGCCTCTAATGAAGCCAACAAACAAGATAAATACATTACAAAGAAAACTAGAAACACTATCAACGATTGTGTAGACACGGCAATATATAATGACGATTTACGAGACAGGGTTATAAAAGCGTTATATGATGCTTTGGCCAAAGAAAGTGAGCATCCACCACAAGCAATCCTAAATACCGTCAAAGATATTGAACTCCAAATGCACAACTTACATAACAGTGAGACTGATGAAAAAGCGTACAGAGAAAGATATAGAATAATCTACTCCAATGTGATATCAAAGAATAATCCAGATTTGAAACATAAAATTACCAATGGTGAAGTAACAGCTGAATTCCTTTCAAAATGTTCCTCAAAAGACTTGGCTCcagaatatttaaaacaaaaaatggACGAAATTTCTAAACAAAACTTGTTCAATGCTCAAGGTGCAACAATAGAAAGATCTGTCACTGATAGATTCACTTGTGGTAAATGTAAAGAGAAGAAGGTTTCATACTACCAATTACAAACCAGATCTGCGGATGAACCTTTAACAACGTTCTGTACATGTGAAGCCTGTGGTAATAGATGGAAATTTTCTTGA
- the OCH1 gene encoding initiation-specific alpha-1,6-mannosyltransferase (similar to Saccharomyces cerevisiae OCH1 (YGL038C); ancestral locus Anc_4.74), whose product MKGSNNLIKTLLSRKKKVRQILFSIALIYVIVIVLFKNSRISLNYLQKTRNLGIKLPTTSFSNGTPLNLKYINVNSNNEIDDLRKQLAFTFPYEPEKPIPRNVWQTWKCNRDSSKFPSSFKKLSDKWMEESKASQYNYNLIPDDYLETFLTNIYGEVPLIIDAFNIMPVNILKADFLRYLILYARGGIYSDMDTVPLKPLNSWPSVNSSYISNLKDISDGIEYKNKDTSAKINQLEPGFVVGIEADPDREDWSDWYARRIQFCQWTIQSKPGHPILRELILNITATTLNSVDLESVSSGTDLKLISTSDSKQIKKMIGNNKELDYNVNYRDKRRNDESYQHSKLKNKKIVDGTDIMNWTGPGIFSDIIFGYMNNIIDNNKDISLVNGNLISNNYLQSLQQSDEERAQTTKKFYKEITESLLNDNHIPWSFFSLIQIPVLVDDVMVLPITSFSPDVGQMGARDSSHPLAYVKHMFSGSWKDSADKNAGH is encoded by the coding sequence atgaaGGGATCCAATAATTTAATCAAGACTTTGCTATCTAGAAAGAAAAAGGTAAGACAAATTTTATTCTCTATTGCATTGATATACGtaattgttattgttttattcaaaaattctaGGATATCATTAAACTATCTACaaaaaacaagaaatttAGGTATAAAATTACCTACCACATCATTCTCAAATGGTACTCCATTAAATctgaaatatattaatgttaactcaaataatgaaattgatgatTTGAGAAAACAATTAGCATTCACTTTCCCATATGAACCAGAAAAACCAATTCCAAGAAATGTATGGCAAACTTGGAAATGTAATAGAGactcttcaaaatttccatcaagttttaaaaaattatctgaTAAATGGATGGAAGAATCAAAGGCTTctcaatataattataactTGATTCCTGATGATTATCTAGAGACGTTTCTAACTAATATTTATGGTGAAGTTCCATTAATCATCGAtgctttcaatattatgcctgttaatatattaaaagcAGATTTTCTAAGGTACTTGATCTTATATGCAAGAGGTGGCATTTATTCTGATATGGATACTGTGCCGTTGAAACCATTGAATTCATGGCCAAGTGTAAATAGTTCGTATATCTCcaatttaaaagatatatcTGATGGGATTGAGTATAAGAACAAAGATACATCTGCAAAGATTAATCAATTGGAACCAGGATTTGTAGTAGGAATCGAGGCTGATCCAGATAGAGAAGATTGGAGTGACTGGTATGCAAGAAGAATTCAATTTTGTCAATGGACAATTCAATCGAAACCCGGTCATCCGATTCTAAGAGAacttattttaaatatcaCAGCAACTACATTAAATAGCGTGGATTTAGAGTCAGTATCTTCAGGGACggatttaaaattaatttcaacTTCAGACAGTAAGcagataaaaaaaatgattgGCAATAACAAAGAATTAGATTACAACGTAAATTATAGAGATAAGAGAAGAAACGATGAATCGTATCAACATTCAAAGTtgaagaataaaaaaatagttGATGGTACAGATATTATGAATTGGACAGGTCCAGGCATCTTTTCAGATATTATATTTGGATAcatgaataatataattgacAACAATAAAGACATCTCATTAGTCAATGGAAATCTAATTAGTAATAATTATTTGCAAAGTCTACAGCAAAGTGACGAAGAAAGAGCACAAACGACTAAAAAATTCTACAAAGAAATTACCGAAAGcttattaaatgataatcATATTCCGTGGTCGTTTTTCTCCTTAATTCAAATACCAGTTTTAGTGGATGACGTTATGGTTTTACCAATCACAAGCTTTTCACCAGACGTTGGTCAAATGGGAGCTAGGGACAGTTCTCATCCATTAGCATATGTTAAACATATGTTTAGTGGTTCGTGGAAAGATTCTGCTGATAAAAATGCTGgtcattaa